A single genomic interval of Plantibacter sp. Leaf314 harbors:
- the pgm gene encoding phosphoglucomutase (alpha-D-glucose-1,6-bisphosphate-dependent) — translation MNDRAGTPATEADLIDVPSLIDAYYTLKPDVSIPEQRVVFGTSGHRGSSLNTAFNQDHIAATTQAIVEYRAGQGITGPLFIGSDTHALSGPAQTTALEVLVANGVRVLVDEFDDFVPTPALSHAILKYNAEGNGDQADGIVVTPSHNPPADGGFKYNPPHGGPADSDATSWIANRANELIAGGLHDVKMAEPSAVETYDFRGNYVDDLKHIINLDAIKRSGIRIGADPLGGASVHYWQAIADRYEIDLTVVNPHVDPAWAFMTLDWDGKIRMDPSSPSAMAALVARRDEFDLLTGNDADADRHGIVTPDAGLMNPNHYLAVAIDYLYANRPGWREDAAVGKTLVSSSVVDRVAESLGRRLWEVPVGFKWFVPGLVDGSVGFGGEESAGASFLRFDGSVWTTDKDGILLCLLAAEILAVTGKTPSVLYRELTERFGDPVYERVDAAASKEQKARLGKLDGDAITATELAGDPIVAKLSHAPGNDAAIGGVKVVTEHAWFAARPSGTEDVYKIYAESFKGAEHLKLVQAEAKRIVDDALGA, via the coding sequence ATGAACGATCGCGCTGGGACCCCCGCCACCGAAGCCGACCTGATCGACGTGCCGTCGCTCATCGACGCGTACTACACGCTCAAGCCGGACGTCTCGATCCCGGAGCAGCGGGTCGTGTTCGGCACGTCCGGACACCGCGGCTCCTCGCTGAACACGGCGTTCAACCAGGACCACATCGCCGCCACCACGCAGGCGATCGTCGAGTACCGCGCCGGCCAGGGCATCACCGGTCCGCTCTTCATCGGTTCCGACACGCACGCGCTCAGCGGCCCGGCCCAGACGACGGCGCTCGAGGTCCTCGTCGCCAACGGGGTGCGGGTGCTCGTCGACGAGTTCGACGACTTCGTCCCGACGCCGGCGCTCAGCCACGCCATCCTCAAGTACAACGCGGAGGGCAACGGCGACCAGGCCGACGGCATCGTCGTCACGCCGAGCCACAACCCGCCGGCCGACGGCGGCTTCAAGTACAACCCGCCGCACGGTGGTCCGGCCGACTCCGACGCCACCTCGTGGATCGCGAACCGCGCCAACGAGCTCATCGCCGGTGGCCTGCACGACGTGAAGATGGCCGAGCCCTCGGCCGTCGAGACGTACGACTTCCGCGGCAACTACGTCGACGACCTGAAGCACATCATCAACCTCGACGCCATCAAGCGCAGCGGCATCCGCATCGGCGCCGACCCCTTGGGCGGCGCGAGCGTGCACTACTGGCAGGCGATCGCCGACCGGTACGAGATCGACCTCACGGTCGTGAACCCGCACGTGGACCCGGCGTGGGCGTTCATGACGCTCGACTGGGACGGCAAGATCCGGATGGACCCGTCGTCGCCGTCGGCCATGGCGGCGCTCGTCGCCCGTCGTGACGAGTTCGACCTCCTCACCGGCAACGACGCGGACGCCGACCGCCACGGCATCGTCACCCCCGACGCCGGGCTCATGAACCCCAACCACTACCTCGCCGTCGCGATCGACTACCTGTACGCGAACCGGCCCGGTTGGCGCGAGGACGCCGCTGTCGGCAAGACCCTCGTGTCGTCGTCGGTGGTCGACCGCGTGGCCGAGTCCCTCGGGCGTCGCCTGTGGGAGGTCCCGGTCGGGTTCAAGTGGTTCGTCCCCGGCCTCGTCGACGGCTCCGTCGGCTTCGGTGGCGAGGAGAGTGCGGGCGCGAGCTTCCTGCGCTTCGACGGCTCCGTGTGGACGACCGACAAGGACGGCATCCTCCTGTGCCTGCTCGCCGCGGAGATCCTCGCGGTGACCGGCAAGACCCCGTCGGTGCTGTACCGCGAACTCACGGAGCGCTTCGGCGACCCGGTGTACGAGCGCGTGGACGCCGCGGCCTCGAAGGAGCAGAAGGCGCGCCTCGGCAAGCTCGACGGCGACGCGATCACGGCGACGGAACTCGCCGGCGACCCGATCGTCGCGAAGCTCAGCCACGCTCCGGGCAACGACGCCGCCATCGGTGGGGTCAAGGTCGTGACCGAGCACGCGTGGTTCGCGGCCCGACCCTCCGGCACCGAGGACGTCTACAAGATCTACGCCGAGTCCTTCAAGGGTGCCGAGCACCTCAAGCTCGTG
- a CDS encoding alpha/beta hydrolase gives MTSVFTDAASRTTPRLNLAAGGEAAFDVASSWTLPTWRLPSWVGRPLSAARATLVKSVVMTVAIAAILAGVVTVTQTSTAGASAIAATDFAPAASTVPTMSAAAFTATYVGDLAAAASALTTMSSIQVAQLWTAFPPGYRALLMTGYPAIIGNLEGVTYTDRATANVSRLAGLLTDTEASYRAMMAGSDQVDGEAASTALATTVSRLDAIKLLVDRYAPEAVAARLQPEYLITLQSAGSGPPRVAVAVGDVDIATYVTVFVPGMNSSALELDDYLRGAKRIQAAAADSAVILWIGGHSPTALEVPSNDRAIEGAPLLAGVLAGYDAYRTTHGVASQLSVVAHSYGTATASLALASGDYHVDDFVMLGSAGIPSEIAITDLHVPASRVYASQASADTLAGLGQILSGRANPTGGSWGATVFGSNGLTLGDGDRLGAVDGHNAVGSSNADDRGKYLGPATESLYAIQRIVTGKAYALPDLTTPGGTRHTGATAAAGTTDPATTASASASAAAVLATR, from the coding sequence GTGACGAGTGTCTTCACCGACGCCGCCTCGCGGACCACTCCTCGACTGAACCTCGCGGCGGGCGGCGAGGCCGCGTTCGACGTAGCGTCCTCCTGGACCCTGCCCACCTGGCGGCTCCCGTCGTGGGTCGGTCGACCGCTCTCCGCCGCCCGCGCCACGCTCGTCAAGTCGGTCGTCATGACCGTCGCCATCGCCGCGATCCTCGCCGGCGTCGTCACCGTGACGCAGACGTCGACCGCCGGGGCGAGCGCGATCGCCGCCACCGATTTCGCGCCGGCGGCGTCGACGGTCCCCACCATGAGTGCCGCGGCCTTCACCGCCACCTACGTCGGCGACCTCGCCGCTGCGGCGTCCGCGCTCACGACGATGTCGTCGATCCAGGTCGCCCAGCTCTGGACCGCCTTCCCACCCGGATACCGCGCGCTGCTCATGACCGGCTACCCGGCGATCATCGGCAACCTCGAGGGCGTCACCTACACGGACCGCGCGACGGCCAACGTGTCCCGCCTCGCCGGACTCCTCACCGACACCGAGGCGAGCTACCGCGCGATGATGGCGGGCTCCGACCAGGTCGACGGCGAGGCGGCCTCGACGGCCCTCGCGACGACCGTGTCGCGACTCGACGCGATCAAGCTGCTCGTCGACCGGTACGCCCCGGAGGCGGTCGCCGCCAGACTCCAGCCCGAGTACCTCATCACGTTGCAGTCGGCCGGGTCCGGCCCTCCTCGCGTCGCGGTCGCGGTCGGCGACGTCGACATCGCCACCTACGTCACCGTGTTCGTCCCGGGGATGAACAGCAGCGCGCTCGAGCTCGACGACTACCTGCGCGGGGCCAAGCGCATCCAGGCGGCTGCGGCGGACAGCGCCGTGATCCTCTGGATCGGCGGCCACAGCCCGACCGCCCTCGAGGTGCCCTCCAACGACCGCGCCATCGAGGGGGCACCCCTGCTCGCCGGCGTGCTGGCCGGCTACGACGCGTACCGGACGACGCACGGTGTCGCGTCGCAGCTGAGCGTCGTGGCGCACTCCTACGGCACGGCGACGGCCTCGCTCGCCCTGGCCTCCGGCGATTACCACGTCGACGACTTCGTCATGCTCGGCTCCGCGGGCATCCCGTCCGAGATCGCGATCACCGACCTCCACGTCCCCGCCAGTCGCGTATACGCCTCGCAGGCGAGTGCCGACACGCTCGCGGGGCTCGGGCAGATCCTGTCCGGGCGGGCGAACCCGACCGGTGGATCCTGGGGAGCCACCGTGTTCGGCTCGAACGGCCTGACGCTCGGCGACGGCGACCGCCTCGGCGCCGTCGACGGCCACAACGCGGTCGGCTCGAGCAACGCCGACGACCGGGGCAAGTACCTCGGGCCGGCCACCGAGAGCCTCTACGCGATCCAGCGCATCGTGACCGGCAAGGCGTACGCGCTGCCCGACCTCACGACTCCCGGCGGCACGCGGCACACCGGTGCGACCGCCGCCGCGGGAACGACCGACCCGGCGACCACCGCATCCGCCTCGGCGAGCGCCGCCGCGGTCCTCGCCACCCGCTGA
- the pheA gene encoding prephenate dehydratase, with translation MSAAPPEDARRSYSFLGPSGTFTEVALGQVEEARGQIWKPVSNVGEALGDVLAGRSTAAVIAIENSVDGGVSVAQDALATMPGLRIVGEVLVPVNFFLVARPGTRLEDVAIVNAHPVAYGQCHLWLDAKLPSHGHIPASSNVAAAASLLDGTSTADAAVAPPGIVDHYELDVLAENIGDNPNAVTRFVVVSRSREIPARTGADKTSLIVELPNDQAGSLLDMLEQFSTRGVNLSLIESRPIGDALGRYRFVIDALGHIEDERMADALLGLRRFSPNVIFLGSYPSADRTAVDYHSRYNDEVFIEARDWLRGLLSAEPLED, from the coding sequence ATGTCTGCCGCACCCCCCGAGGACGCCCGCCGGAGCTACAGTTTTCTCGGTCCGAGCGGGACCTTCACCGAGGTCGCCCTCGGTCAGGTCGAGGAGGCCAGAGGGCAGATCTGGAAGCCGGTCAGCAACGTCGGTGAAGCACTCGGCGACGTGCTCGCCGGGCGCAGTACGGCCGCCGTCATCGCCATCGAGAACTCGGTCGACGGCGGGGTGTCCGTGGCGCAGGATGCACTGGCCACGATGCCCGGTCTGCGCATCGTCGGCGAGGTGCTCGTCCCCGTCAACTTCTTCCTCGTCGCCCGACCCGGAACCCGCCTCGAGGACGTCGCGATCGTGAACGCGCACCCCGTCGCCTACGGGCAGTGCCACCTGTGGCTCGATGCGAAGCTGCCCTCGCACGGGCACATCCCGGCGTCGAGCAACGTGGCTGCTGCCGCGTCCTTGCTCGACGGTACCTCCACCGCGGACGCCGCCGTCGCCCCGCCCGGCATCGTCGACCACTACGAGCTCGACGTCCTCGCGGAGAACATCGGCGACAACCCGAACGCCGTGACCCGCTTCGTCGTCGTCAGCCGCTCCCGCGAGATCCCGGCTCGTACCGGTGCCGACAAGACGAGCCTCATCGTGGAGCTCCCGAACGACCAGGCCGGCTCACTCCTCGACATGCTGGAGCAGTTCTCCACCCGCGGCGTGAACCTGAGCCTCATCGAGTCGCGACCCATCGGCGACGCCCTCGGGCGCTACCGCTTCGTGATCGACGCCCTCGGACACATCGAGGACGAACGGATGGCCGACGCGCTGCTCGGGCTCCGTCGGTTCAGCCCGAACGTGATCTTCCTGGGCTCCTACCCGAGCGCCGACCGCACCGCCGTCGACTACCACTCGCGGTACAACGACGAGGTGTTCATCGAGGCGCGCGACTGGCTGCGCGGGCTGCTCTCGGCGGAGCCGCTCGAGGACTGA
- a CDS encoding GntR family transcriptional regulator, which yields MSTPTQTTQLYDRLRAAILTLDLAPGRSLTERGLEQRFAASRTPVRAALTRLESEGLAKRDGRGWIVAPIDLEEIGLIAEYREALETATVRLATERATEAQLAAVRALLDEPRPDDERTVLRVGGDFHEELAALSGNRLLAEGVHGAMVRLARTRWLEVRTPEARDQASREHHAILDAVVVGDATRAAELVADHIRGTNGRLIASLTAEQRRLRGHGVDIVA from the coding sequence ATGAGCACCCCGACGCAGACGACGCAGCTCTACGACCGCCTCCGAGCCGCCATCCTCACCCTCGACCTCGCGCCCGGTCGGTCCCTCACCGAGCGAGGGTTGGAACAGCGGTTCGCCGCCTCACGGACGCCGGTGCGGGCGGCACTCACCCGGCTCGAGTCCGAGGGGCTCGCGAAGCGCGACGGCCGCGGCTGGATCGTCGCCCCGATCGACCTCGAGGAGATCGGCCTCATCGCCGAGTACCGCGAAGCCCTCGAGACCGCGACGGTGCGACTCGCGACCGAACGCGCCACCGAGGCACAGCTCGCCGCCGTCCGCGCCCTTCTCGACGAACCGCGTCCCGACGACGAGCGCACCGTGCTGCGAGTCGGCGGCGACTTTCACGAGGAGCTCGCGGCACTCTCCGGGAACCGACTCCTCGCCGAGGGCGTGCACGGGGCGATGGTCAGACTCGCCCGCACCCGCTGGCTCGAGGTCCGCACCCCGGAGGCCCGCGACCAGGCCTCCCGGGAGCACCACGCCATCCTCGACGCGGTCGTGGTCGGCGACGCGACGCGGGCGGCCGAGCTCGTCGCAGACCACATCCGCGGCACCAACGGACGACTCATCGCCTCGCTCACCGCCGAGCAGCGTCGCCTGCGCGGTCACGGCGTCGACATCGTCGCCTGA
- a CDS encoding MFS transporter, whose protein sequence is MPNAGRAWTVLGLGVAAQTAGTLFVSTPAFLIPLLHAERGMSLAEAGVLAAAPTLGMVLTLIAWGWLADRIGERIVIAGGLALTALAAAGAIAADGLIPSLGYGPLGILLLLGGAASASTNSASGRIVVGWFPKDRRGLAMGIRQMSQPLGVTAAAVTVPSVAAASGISAALTISLVATGVLAVACVIGLRNPPRTVVPTPVPTVTTPNPTAARPRNPYRGDAFLWRIHAVSILLVVPQFTLTTFALVWLVSDQGWNALAAGVLVGVSQFVGAVGRIGVGVLSDRVGSRVRPLRWVAVSAVVVMLLLAGAGFLQWPVVVAVALVVASTVTVADNGLAFTSVAEMAGPAWAGRALGAQNTGQFIAASVVGPAVGALIGFVGYPVAFLIVAVLPAVAIPIIPSEAAEHDHL, encoded by the coding sequence ATGCCGAACGCCGGCCGCGCTTGGACGGTCCTCGGGCTCGGTGTTGCCGCCCAGACCGCCGGGACGCTCTTCGTCAGTACCCCGGCGTTCCTCATCCCGCTCCTGCACGCCGAACGCGGCATGTCGCTCGCCGAGGCTGGCGTCCTCGCCGCAGCGCCCACCCTCGGCATGGTGCTGACGCTCATCGCCTGGGGCTGGCTGGCCGACCGCATCGGAGAACGGATCGTCATCGCGGGCGGCCTCGCCCTCACCGCCCTGGCGGCCGCCGGAGCGATCGCGGCGGACGGACTCATCCCCTCGCTCGGCTACGGGCCGCTCGGGATCCTGCTGCTCCTCGGCGGAGCGGCGTCAGCGAGCACGAACTCGGCGAGCGGTCGGATCGTCGTCGGCTGGTTCCCGAAGGACCGTCGCGGGCTCGCGATGGGGATCCGCCAGATGTCGCAGCCGCTCGGCGTCACGGCCGCCGCGGTGACGGTGCCCTCGGTCGCGGCGGCGTCCGGCATCTCCGCGGCGCTCACGATCTCGCTCGTCGCGACGGGTGTCCTCGCGGTGGCCTGCGTCATCGGGCTCCGCAACCCGCCACGAACCGTCGTTCCGACGCCGGTGCCGACGGTGACGACGCCGAACCCGACCGCCGCCCGCCCACGCAACCCGTATCGCGGCGACGCCTTCCTCTGGCGCATCCACGCCGTGTCGATCCTGCTCGTCGTGCCGCAGTTCACCCTCACGACCTTCGCCCTCGTGTGGTTGGTGTCCGACCAGGGGTGGAACGCGCTCGCCGCGGGCGTCCTCGTCGGCGTCTCGCAGTTCGTCGGGGCCGTCGGTCGGATCGGTGTCGGCGTGCTCAGCGACCGGGTCGGCAGCCGGGTGCGTCCGCTCCGCTGGGTCGCCGTGTCCGCGGTCGTCGTCATGCTGCTCCTCGCCGGGGCCGGGTTCCTGCAGTGGCCGGTCGTGGTCGCCGTGGCGCTCGTGGTGGCCAGTACGGTGACGGTCGCCGACAACGGGCTCGCCTTCACCTCCGTCGCGGAGATGGCTGGTCCCGCCTGGGCGGGCCGTGCGCTCGGGGCGCAGAACACCGGACAGTTCATCGCCGCGTCCGTCGTCGGTCCGGCGGTGGGCGCGCTCATCGGCTTCGTCGGCTATCCCGTCGCCTTCCTGATCGTCGCGGTGCTGCCGGCGGTCGCGATCCCGATCATCCCGAGCGAGGCGGCCGAGCACGACCACCTGTAG
- a CDS encoding FAD-binding oxidoreductase has translation MTDSRPATTVIVGAGLFGLSTAVHLARAGRRVTVLESGAAADATTAAGAGFVGLWAAGYAWYWNASELALEQAGIDFYRGLDAAGYDIALRDTGNVWLALTEQAVLDHLLPFAEHPLRPEDARLLTAVETAELVPGLDPEAIVGAFIHPDGIQISAPDAGLALADLARVEGVEIVEHTPVVELLTEDGRAVGVLTAAGDRVLGDEVVLAAGSWTNELLSTTGRELPFARVIASRLTTAPFGLGELPTLMIPELGGLWIREHLGGLTYGNGVGYEALAVRDSPAERRPDRPDLVEAMRDHLTPIVTELIPAAAPVLDAAEAVQGVVSYTADRRFIAGPIPELAGLYVVAGDNESGVTHGPGLGRMLAELIVTGESPFVDPSRYAPDRFPARPFADEAAVAAAMPARREVDARARVEQAR, from the coding sequence ATGACCGACTCCCGTCCTGCGACCACCGTCATCGTCGGTGCCGGCCTGTTCGGCCTGTCGACCGCCGTCCACCTCGCCCGTGCCGGACGACGCGTGACGGTCCTCGAATCGGGCGCGGCTGCCGACGCCACCACCGCCGCGGGAGCCGGCTTCGTCGGACTCTGGGCGGCCGGGTACGCCTGGTATTGGAACGCGTCGGAACTGGCGCTCGAGCAGGCCGGCATCGACTTCTACCGCGGCCTCGACGCCGCCGGGTACGACATCGCCCTCCGCGACACCGGCAACGTCTGGCTCGCCCTCACCGAACAGGCCGTGCTCGACCACCTGCTGCCGTTCGCCGAGCACCCGCTCCGTCCAGAGGACGCCCGCCTCCTCACCGCCGTGGAGACCGCCGAACTCGTGCCAGGACTCGACCCGGAGGCGATCGTCGGTGCGTTCATCCACCCGGACGGCATCCAGATCAGCGCGCCGGACGCCGGGCTCGCGCTCGCGGACCTCGCCCGAGTGGAGGGCGTCGAGATCGTCGAGCACACGCCGGTCGTCGAGCTCCTCACCGAGGACGGCCGGGCGGTCGGCGTGCTGACCGCAGCGGGCGATCGGGTGCTCGGCGACGAGGTCGTCCTGGCCGCAGGCTCCTGGACGAACGAGCTCCTCAGCACGACCGGGCGCGAGCTGCCGTTCGCCCGCGTGATCGCGAGCCGACTCACCACTGCACCGTTCGGGCTCGGCGAACTGCCGACGCTGATGATCCCGGAGCTCGGCGGCCTCTGGATCAGGGAGCACCTCGGTGGCCTCACCTACGGCAACGGCGTCGGCTACGAGGCGCTCGCGGTCCGCGACAGCCCGGCCGAGCGCCGCCCCGACCGTCCCGACCTCGTCGAGGCGATGCGCGACCACCTGACCCCGATCGTCACGGAACTCATCCCCGCCGCCGCCCCCGTGCTCGACGCCGCGGAGGCCGTCCAGGGCGTCGTGTCGTACACGGCCGACCGCCGGTTCATCGCCGGGCCGATCCCGGAACTCGCCGGGCTGTACGTCGTCGCCGGAGACAACGAGTCGGGCGTCACCCACGGTCCCGGCCTCGGCCGCATGCTCGCCGAACTCATCGTCACCGGCGAGAGCCCCTTCGTCGACCCGTCGCGATACGCGCCCGATCGCTTCCCGGCCCGACCGTTCGCCGACGAGGCTGCGGTGGCCGCCGCCATGCCCGCACGCCGGGAAGTCGACGCCCGAGCCCGAGTGGAGCAGGCCCGATGA
- a CDS encoding FAD-dependent oxidoreductase, with product MSAPSPTAGPAPLPERVEVVVIGAGVVGAAAARTLAERGRSVLLVERFERGHEHGSSHGATRIFRQGYDVDDYVALTSEALAGWRELEERSGRTLLELTGALDHGRPEMLRGIEAAMTRGGIASERLSPEQAAERWPGLRFEQEVLHHATGGRLSSAEAIEAFLDLAVVAGATLRFGVRVTAVEPIPATGTTAAGAVVRTELGDVTADHVVVAAGSWTPDLVGELAASVGRPLPEIVVTQVQPAHFPTAVAADAWPSFVHYPDDGSSVYGLLTPGEGVKVGLHGGAVHVHPDERDGLAEPEELARLTAYVAEWVPGVDASAPHTISCLYDLSPSEDFVIDRIDRIIVTTGFSGHGFKFGPVLGRLVTDLVDGDAPHPRFALAAHTPPA from the coding sequence ATGAGCGCCCCCTCGCCGACGGCTGGACCGGCACCCCTGCCCGAGCGGGTCGAGGTCGTCGTCATCGGAGCCGGCGTCGTCGGAGCTGCCGCCGCGCGGACGCTCGCCGAGCGCGGCCGGAGCGTGCTGCTCGTCGAACGCTTCGAGCGCGGCCACGAACACGGCTCCTCCCACGGCGCGACCCGCATCTTCCGCCAGGGCTACGACGTCGACGACTACGTGGCCCTCACCTCGGAGGCGCTCGCCGGCTGGCGCGAGCTCGAGGAACGGAGCGGCCGGACCCTGCTCGAACTCACCGGCGCACTGGACCACGGCCGCCCGGAGATGCTCCGCGGGATCGAGGCCGCGATGACGCGAGGCGGGATCGCCTCGGAACGGCTCTCCCCGGAACAGGCCGCGGAGCGGTGGCCCGGTCTCCGATTCGAGCAGGAGGTCCTCCATCACGCGACCGGCGGGCGACTGTCGTCCGCGGAGGCGATCGAGGCGTTCCTCGACCTCGCCGTGGTGGCCGGGGCGACGCTCCGGTTCGGCGTCCGGGTGACGGCGGTCGAACCGATCCCGGCGACCGGGACGACCGCTGCCGGTGCCGTGGTCCGCACCGAGCTGGGTGACGTCACAGCCGACCACGTCGTCGTCGCCGCCGGATCGTGGACGCCGGACCTCGTCGGCGAGCTCGCGGCGAGCGTCGGCCGTCCGCTCCCCGAGATCGTCGTCACGCAGGTGCAGCCCGCCCACTTCCCGACCGCGGTGGCCGCGGACGCCTGGCCGAGCTTCGTCCACTACCCGGACGACGGCTCGAGCGTCTACGGTCTCCTCACCCCCGGCGAGGGCGTGAAGGTCGGCCTGCACGGCGGCGCGGTGCACGTGCACCCCGACGAGCGCGACGGCCTGGCCGAACCGGAGGAGCTCGCGCGCCTCACCGCGTACGTCGCCGAGTGGGTGCCCGGGGTCGACGCGTCGGCGCCACATACCATCAGTTGCCTCTACGACCTGAGCCCGAGCGAGGATTTCGTGATCGACCGGATCGACAGGATCATCGTCACGACGGGATTCTCCGGTCACGGGTTCAAGTTCGGACCCGTGCTCGGGCGGCTCGTCACCGATCTCGTCGACGGCGACGCCCCGCACCCGCGGTTCGCCCTCGCAGCCCACACCCCACCCGCGTAA
- a CDS encoding ABC transporter substrate-binding protein: MNRSTRFAAVAVSLGVVAALAGCTAQGGTTTTTALVIGTTDQIVSLDPAGAWDRGSFTPQNQIYQHLLSYDEGDVVPAPDAAESCDFTGATTYVCTVKEGLTFSNGHALTASDVVFSFTRVREIAADNGPSPLLANLESVEEGDDDQVVFTLKVSNDQTWPYVLTSMAGPIVDEEVFPADKLLSDDDVIGSGPYEVDSYQSGGLLSLEANSRYSGTRAKTQHVVLKPYTTASNLRLDLEKGDIDIAYRSLTATDVADLRGDSELQVVDGPGGSVRFLTFNLNTQPGANDAQKLAIRQAVASLVDRKEIADQVYKGTYAPAYSVVLDGQTGATPAFQTAYGDAPDRSKAAAILAAAGVSTPVALPIQYTSDHYGPDSDQEYALIKSQLEESGLFSVDLQSTEWTSYVKELNPESGYPAYQLGFFPDYPDPDNFIRSAYSTTGASVANGYSDPAVDALIDTEATATDPAARIAAIEQIQALTAEAAPIIPLLQGTETVIAQKNVTGLEETLDATYVFRFAVLDRTK; this comes from the coding sequence ATGAACCGATCCACCCGTTTCGCGGCCGTCGCCGTGAGCCTCGGCGTCGTCGCAGCCCTCGCCGGTTGTACGGCCCAGGGCGGCACGACGACCACGACCGCGCTCGTCATCGGGACGACCGACCAGATCGTCTCCCTCGACCCCGCCGGCGCCTGGGACCGCGGATCCTTCACCCCCCAGAACCAGATCTACCAGCACCTCCTGAGCTACGACGAGGGCGACGTGGTGCCCGCGCCCGACGCCGCGGAGTCCTGCGACTTCACCGGCGCGACCACCTACGTCTGCACCGTCAAGGAAGGCTTGACCTTCTCCAACGGGCACGCGCTCACGGCCTCCGACGTCGTCTTCTCCTTCACCCGCGTCCGGGAGATCGCCGCCGACAACGGCCCGTCGCCACTGCTCGCGAACCTGGAGAGCGTCGAGGAGGGTGACGACGACCAGGTGGTCTTCACGCTCAAGGTCTCGAACGACCAGACCTGGCCGTACGTCCTCACGAGCATGGCCGGACCGATCGTCGACGAGGAGGTCTTCCCCGCGGACAAGCTGCTGAGCGATGACGACGTGATCGGCTCCGGGCCCTACGAGGTCGACAGCTACCAGTCGGGCGGGCTGCTCTCCCTCGAAGCGAACTCGCGCTACTCCGGGACCCGGGCGAAGACGCAGCACGTGGTGCTCAAGCCGTACACGACGGCGTCGAACCTGCGGCTCGACCTGGAGAAGGGCGACATCGACATCGCCTACCGCTCGTTGACCGCGACGGACGTCGCCGACCTCCGCGGTGATTCCGAGCTGCAGGTCGTCGACGGTCCTGGCGGTTCGGTGCGCTTCCTCACCTTCAACCTGAACACCCAGCCGGGTGCGAACGACGCGCAGAAGCTCGCGATCCGGCAGGCGGTCGCCTCGCTCGTCGACCGGAAGGAGATCGCCGACCAGGTCTACAAGGGCACCTACGCGCCCGCCTACTCGGTGGTGCTCGACGGCCAGACGGGCGCGACGCCCGCGTTCCAGACCGCGTACGGCGACGCCCCGGACCGGTCGAAGGCCGCTGCCATCCTCGCCGCCGCCGGGGTCAGCACCCCGGTCGCCCTGCCGATCCAGTACACGAGCGACCACTACGGCCCCGACTCCGATCAGGAGTACGCGCTCATCAAGTCGCAGCTGGAGGAGTCGGGTCTGTTCTCCGTCGACCTGCAGTCGACCGAATGGACGAGCTACGTGAAGGAGCTCAACCCGGAGTCCGGCTACCCCGCCTACCAGCTCGGGTTCTTCCCCGACTACCCGGACCCCGACAACTTCATCCGCTCGGCCTACTCGACGACCGGCGCGTCCGTCGCCAACGGGTACTCCGACCCGGCCGTCGACGCGCTCATCGACACCGAGGCGACGGCGACGGACCCGGCGGCGCGCATCGCCGCGATCGAGCAGATCCAGGCGCTCACCGCGGAGGCGGCACCGATCATCCCGCTGCTGCAGGGCACGGAGACGGTCATCGCGCAGAAGAACGTGACGGGGCTCGAGGAGACGCTCGACGCGACCTACGTCTTCCGCTTCGCCGTCCTCGACCGCACGAAGTAG
- a CDS encoding HutD family protein, whose amino-acid sequence MSDLAEAPGVVLLPAAGHRSYRWRNGLGTATEIAAEPVRRQTEGDLDVPDGPGWTLSIATVESDVAFSAFPGVDRQLMALSAGGLGLVIDGEPVELDRWQVAAFDGAAAVASRGVVGPTLDLNLMVSRDRFRGSLEVAVVDGSRLVTTTLGTTTFVVFLDGLLSAEGHGSLDVHDTLRLDAGTLLLTGDATIAIARIFPGS is encoded by the coding sequence GTGAGCGATCTCGCCGAGGCACCGGGTGTCGTGCTGCTGCCGGCCGCGGGGCATCGGAGCTATCGCTGGCGGAACGGGCTCGGTACCGCGACGGAGATCGCCGCCGAGCCCGTCCGGCGCCAGACCGAGGGCGACCTCGACGTGCCGGACGGCCCGGGCTGGACGCTGAGCATCGCGACGGTCGAGTCGGACGTCGCCTTCTCCGCATTCCCGGGCGTCGACCGACAGCTGATGGCGCTGTCGGCCGGCGGCCTCGGGCTCGTGATCGACGGCGAGCCGGTCGAGTTGGACCGATGGCAGGTCGCCGCCTTCGACGGGGCTGCGGCCGTGGCGTCGAGGGGAGTGGTCGGTCCGACCCTCGATCTCAACCTCATGGTGTCGCGGGACCGGTTCCGTGGATCGCTCGAGGTCGCCGTCGTCGACGGTTCGAGGCTGGTGACGACGACGCTGGGAACCACCACGTTCGTCGTGTTCCTCGATGGGTTGCTGTCGGCGGAGGGTCACGGCTCACTCGACGTGCACGACACCCTGCGACTCGATGCGGGCACCCTGCTTCTGACCGGCGACGCCACGATCGCGATCGCGAGAATCTTCCCCGGTTCGTGA